The genomic window ATGACAATCTGAATTCGTGGCCCACGGCAAGATGCAGGTTCTTTTCCTTGGCCAGCCGCACAAGGTCGTCGCACTCGCTGACCGAGACTCCCATGGGTTTTTCGAGCAGCAGATGTGCTCCGGATTCAAGCACAGCCGTTCCCATTTCATGGTGTAGATGGCTGGGTACGACCACGTCGACGAGGTCGAGATCCATGGTTTCGATCATCTTCCGGTAATCGGTGAACACGGCTGCGTTCGGAAACGCTTCCTTTGCTGCGGCTGCGGAAGCCTCACTGCGCGCTGCGATCGCGGCCAATTCAACATCTTCGGTCTTGCGAATCGCATCCGCATGGTGTTTGCCCCATGCACCAAAGCCAATGAGTCCGAAACGAAGGCTGGTGTTATTCATACAGTCACTTAAACATCGGGGAAGAATCACGGAACGCCATTAATTCGATTACGCAATATCTTAGGCTAAATCGTCCCGCTCGGCCCAGCAACCGCGTCCGCGAAGGTAAGATGACGCATCGACGAACAGGGCGCAGGAAAGACCAGTAGACCTTCCATCCATTCGGAACTTCGATGAGCCACCCCACTATTCGTACCGAACAACGACAATGCGAAGTCGCATGGTTTTCCGCGCTTTGCAGCGATGACTATGAATTTCTTGGCGTACCGGATGGAAAGCTGCGTTCGTCGTATGAACACTGTGGTGAAATCGTGCGCCGCGCCGACAGCTTGGGCTATCAGAACATCCTGCTCCCGTCGGGCTGGATCGTCGGCCAAGACGCTCTGGCCTTCGCTTCGGCGATGGCTCCGCAGACCCGCCAAATCAACCAGCTCGTCGCACTTCGCATGGGCGAAGTTTGGCCGCCGATGTTGGCTCGTGCGTTGGCGACCCTTGATCACATCGCCAAGGGGCGATTGACGATCAACATCATCTCGTCAGATATGCCGGGACAAAAAGAGGATGGCATGATTCGCTATTCTCGGTCCAGCGAGATCATTCAGATCCTCAAAGGGCTGTGGAGTACGAGGGGGCCTTTCCGCTGGGAAGGCGAGCACTACCAAATTGATCTGCCCAACACGGACAGCGCCCAACCGTATCAACAGAACGGCGGACCACTGATGTACTTCGGCGGTTTTTCACCACCGGCTCAGGACTTGTGCGCTAAACACTGCGACGTCTTTTTGATGTGGCCGGACACCGAACAGGGGCTGGCGGAAACAATCGCAACGTTGAGCGAAAAAGCGGCAGGCTACCAGCGAAAAATTGATTTTGGCTTCCGTGCTCATGTGATCGTTCGCGAAACCGAGAACGAGGCCAAAGCGGCCGCTGAGCGTTTGATCAGCAAACTGGACTTGGCAAAGGGCAACGAAATCAAGCATCGGTCGATGGATGCTTCCAGCGCTGGCGTGACACGGCAGGACGAACTTCGCGAGAAGAGCGATAGCCTGTACCTGGAAGACCATCTGTGGGGCGGTATCGGCTTGGCTCGCAGTGGTTGTGGCAGCGCGATCGTTGGGGATCCCGAGCAGGTGCTTGCGAAACTCAATCGCTACATGGACATGGGGATTCGATCGTTCATCCTCAGCGGATACCCCCACCTCGACGAATGTGACTTGTTTGCCAAGCACGTTTTGCCAAAGCTCCCGACGTGTTATTTAAACCAAGTCCAAAATCGGCTCGTGCCAGATCCTGTCACACCGCTGACGACGGAGCAAAGAGTCTAGAGACGTGAAATGCATTATTGACGGATCCCCTTCACTCTCCCCCTGGGAGAGTCGAGCGTCAGCTAGGAGAGGGCGACCGCGACGCTGCAAACACCCAAAAACCTCCCCTCGCTAAGGCTCGACGAATCAACATGTCCAACCAACAAACTGCCTGGTACTCCAACGTTACCCGCTACCAATGGCTGGTCCTGGTGGTCGCTTCGCTGGGCTGGATGTTTGATGCCTTCGAAGGCCAAATCTACAACCTGACTCGTAGCGACATGTTGCCGGACCTACTGGGCACCAGCAGCGACGATCCGCTGGTCCGTATTTGGGGCGAACGGTTCTTGGGAATCTTTTTGATTGGCGGGACGTTCGGCGGATTGCTGTTTAGTTCGCTCGCGGACCGCTGGGGCAGAAACCCTGTAATGGCTCTGACGATTCTGTTCTACTCCGTGTTCTCCGGCCTGACTGCGTTCGCGGGCGAGATCTGGCAAGTGGGAGCGCTTCGTTTTTTGGTTGCCATGGGCGTCGGTGGCGAATGGGCTGTGGGAGCAGCTTTGGTCGCGGAAGTGTTCCCCAAGGAGGCTCGAGAACGCGCAGGAGGCATCTTCCATGCGACCAGTGTGGGCGGGTTATGGTTGGCCGCGGCGGCCGGCTTGTTGGTAGGAAGCGAGTGGCGGTACGCTTATTTGATTGGGGTGCTTCCCGCATTGCTGGTGTTGTGGGTCCGCCTGCTGATCAAGGAGCCTAAATCCTGGCAAGCAGCCCGAGCGACGAAGAAAGAAAGCATGGGCAGCTTTCGTGAATTACTCGGCACACCTCGCTGGCGATTGCGAGCAGTGATGGGGGCGCTGCTGGCGATGGTTGGACTGGCCACTTTCTGGGGCGTGGTCATCGCGGGTCAGGACCTGGCAGCCGACTTCTTAAAGCGCGCGGGCGACGAGAACTGGTCCAGCAAATCCAAAATTGCGTTTGGTTTCATTCAGACGGCGGGTGCGGGACTTGGCATGTTAGCGTTTGGTCCCCTGAGTGCACGATTCGGGTCTCGCAAAACGTTTGCGATGATGCATCTGGTAGCCTTTGCATTGACTCCTATCGTTTGCTGGTTGCCTTCGTACGTGGGAAGCTATGGACTGCTGTTGTTCCTGCTGCCGCTGTTTGCATTCTTCGCACAAGGCATTCACGCTGGCTACGCGGTGTATTTCCCAACCCTGTTTCCGACACACCTACGAGCGACCGGATCAGGGTTTTGTTTCAACGTGGGCAGATTGCTCGCGGCCCCCGTATTAATTTGGTTGAGCGCCTGGTTAAAGGCCGAATTTGACCTGCGCACGGCGATCAGTCTGCTGGGCGGATTCTTTCTGTTAGGATTATGCGTACTGGTATTTTCACCCGAGACTCAGGGCGAAGACCTAATCGATAAATAGATTGGACTCTATGACAAACTGACCGGCCGCGACGCCGAAATCAGTCACACATTCAATCGTTTCGAGCTGTCCATCCTCAGCTCAACTTCGCAAGACGCGCCCCACGGTCGTCGTCATTGGTGTGGGAATCTTAAGCCTGATCAGTGCCAGAATGCTCGCCGACCACGGCTGGAATGTCACGGTTTACGAAAAGAGCCCTGGAGTGGGCGGTCGCTTGTCCACACGACGCGTCAATGGACACACTGAGTTTTGCTCACCGGGCTCCATTACTGCACCGCCCGCGATCCGCGGTTGAAGCGATATGTACATTTGTGGGTCGAGTCGCCTCGATCGCCAAGGGGCATATCGGGCTGCTGGCCGAAAACGCCAGGCAGAAAAAAAATTTTCTCCGACTTTCTAACGGCCCAAAAACGAGCTCAGGCGCCAGAGAACTAGCTCCGGCTTTGTCGTCAGCATCGCACTGCACAACGATGATTAGCGAGCGAAAAACGGATGTTAACGCGGCGATCGCACGGTGCAGTGATCAGCCCTTGCGAGGTCGCTAACGCAACCACCATCGCCATCCGTTACAGTTCAAACGCTCGAACTCAAAGTCGATTCACGCGGGAATGACCGGCGATAGATGCACGCATGCGGAGGCGAATCCGTTCCGCCACCCCCCCTCTATGGACTGTAACACACCAGTCCTCAGCCAGGGCATCACCAACCACGCTTGCTCCGGTGCAAGCATTATTTTCTTGCAATAAAAATTTCGCCCCTTATAACAGCCCACGTACGGCAGAGACGGCATCCCAAACTTGTCAAGCCTCTCTGCCTCCAGCTCAATTCTTCGATCTGGCGGTATTAACATGACAGCGTTTGGCATCAGGCGGATAAGTCAATTCTCACGCCCTCTTCGATGTGCAGTACTGGTTGCGGCGCTGACGGGATTGTTCAGCGGTTGCAGCCCTGCCACTGGCGGACGAGTCCCTGTCGGCGGCACGGTTACGCTCGACGGCGCGATGCTCGACCGAGGGACGATTGAGTTTCATCCACTATCCAATGGAACGATCACCGGCGGCACCATTCGCGACGGACGGTTCGATATTCCTGCCGCGACGGGCGCGTTGCCGGGAGAGTACGAGGTTCGGATTTTCTCCACCAACGTCGACGTGGATCCGATGCCCCCTGAAGATCTGCCGCCCGGCCCGGAATCCGAGCGACGCCCCTTGCAGCCGGAACGAATCCCCAAACGTTACAACGTCGAATCGGAACTAACCGCGGATATCCCGGATCAGGGCACGACCGAGTTGGCTTTTCAACTGGACGCGTAACCCACCACGGATTGCGGCATCACCGCCTGCTCGTGGACGCCTCCCCACGTCGGCAGTCATCACATAACCACTCTTCGCAAACTTCTTTTTCCTACCTCAACAAACAACAAACGTTCAGCGTGCTCGCTGGATTGAGATGGTTTGCTGCGCGCAAACAAATACCAAATCGTCTTCACCAAAAGACGCGTCAGCCCTCTATGCAGAGGGAATGCAACACGCCATCGACGAGAAGTCGTGTTGTTCATTTCATTGCCTTGCCGGCCCTTATTCCATTCCGTTTTTTCGGGGCCGGGCAACCAGATGTCTTCATACCGGAGCGATAGAGATGCAGATGAAACGCAGGCGAGGTTTTACACTAGTTGAGCTACTAGTGGTAATCGCAATCATTGGTGTTCTTGTTGGTTTGTTACTGCCGGCCGTGCAAGCGGCACGCGAAGCCGCAAGGCGAATGTCCTGCGGCAACAATCTAAAACAGATCGGGCTGGCAATGCACAACTACCATGACTCGTTGGGCAAGTTCCCCACGGGATCGTCGTCGTGCTGCTGGGGCACTTGGCTGCCGCTGATCCTTCCTTACTTGGAACAAGAAAACATCTCCGACTTGTACGTCGACTGGGGCGACAGCTCCGGAGCGCGTTATTCGAGTGCTCCCAACACAACCAATGTCACCACTCGACGGCTTGCCGCGTTCAGCTGCCCGAGTGATTTGGACAACGCTCCGTTTTCGGGGATCACCAACCACAGCTACGCGGTCAACTACGGCAATACCGGATACAGCCAACAAACGACGCTTAACGGTGTCACCTTTGGGGGCGCCCCTTTTGCGCCGCGAACAGGCGTCAATTTTGGTTTCCGCGACATCCTCGACGGCACCAGTTCGACGCTGATGGTTGCCGAAGTCAGGCAAGGTCAAGGAAGAGACCTTCGCGGGTTTTCGTGGTGGGGCGACGCGTCGGGGTTTGAAACTTACCTGGGACCAAACAGTCAACTTCCTGACCGCATCTATTCGTCCTACTACTGCAATGAGGTACGGGGGATGCCGTGTGATGTTTCCTCATCTACCAACCCTTCAATGTTTGCTTCGCGTTCCCTACATCCCGGCGTGGTGCAGGCGGTCAATTGTGACGGTTCGGTGCATCCCTACGCCGACACCATCGACCTAAACATCTGGCGATCGATGAGTACCACCCAAGGCGGGGAAGTGGTTAGCGATAACTAACCACGCTCCCCTTTGGAAATCACGAAGCTAGAAGAGTGAGCTCTTCTAGCTTTTTTCGATCGCTGGTTCGCGGAGATTCTCCGAGACTTCGGGCTCCAGCTCGATCAGCTGATTGGTTTGCCCCGGTTGCTTCTTCAGTTCAAAGGCGTCGTACAGTTCACCGATCGCGGTGCGAGCTTCAAAACGCAAGCTGGCACCATCGATGTGAATCAACTGATACAGCTGAGTATCCTCGGCCAGACGCTTCATGAAGGGCAGACGATTGTTGTTGTACATTTTCGGGCCACTGACCGAAACGACGTAGACCGTACCATGTCGCTGTTCGAAAGCTTGAACGCCCGTCGGCACGTTGGCGATGGTATCAGGAACCGCAAAGCCTGTTCGGCCATAAGTATGATCGTGGCCCTGCAGCACAATGTCGACTTTGTATTTGTCAAACAGCGGTTTCCAGAGGTCGCGTAACTCGGGATTGTCTCGGTCCTTTCCGGTGGAAAAGATGGGATGGTGAAAGGTACAAGCCACCCACTGCGAATCGTTTTTCTGCAACACGGTTTCCAACCAGGCCGCCTGTTCCGCTTGGCGTTCGTTGCTGTTCAAAGCGATGATTCGCAGGTTCTGGTAGACCATTGTGTAACAGGATTCTTCCAAACCTTCCGGACCGTTTTCAGGGAACGTGAAACTGGGCCTCCAGTGATGCGACAGACGGCGCTGGCCATCCTCTGCTTTGGCCTGCTCGTGATTGCCCGGCACGGCAACGCTGGGGATCATGGCATTCAACCATCCGCCCGAGCCGAACCATTCTCCCCATTCGGCATCCTTTTCCGCACGATTGATCAGGTCACCGGCGTGCAGGAAGAAAGCCGCTTTGGGCAAATCGCGATGGGCTTCGCGAATCACGCGGGACCACATCGAACGCACATTGTTTTGAGCGTCGCCGAAATAGATAAAGGAAAACGGTTGCGGCGAGTCATCCGCGGTACTGAACTGAAACCACTCGCTCCAATTGGTTCCGTCTCCCACTCGGTACGCGTAACGCGTGCCCGGGGTAAGGTCGGTGAAGCTGACGCTGTGGAAATGGGCTTTGTTGATATCGGTGGTCAACGCCTCAGTGGTGGCGACGACTTGGCGAGCCTTTTCGGGAAACCCGGGGCCGGCTTCGGCCACAGCGATTTCGGCAAGGCCTTTGGAAACCTCCTGCGAGGTCCGCCAATTGACCGCTTGAGTGGTGCGGGGATCATTGTTCCAGCACAACACAATCCGGTCCGGCATCGCCGTTGGACGATACATCTCATCGGCTTGCACTTGGACCACGTGATCATGCTCCCCTTCGTGAGCCGCCGCGGGCACGGCCAACAGGAGACAAGTCATCAGGAGGGGAGATCGAAACAGAATCGAGTGATACTTCATGGCTACGGCTCTTGGTTAAACGGAGAAGAATAGGTACCGGTCAAATCGACTGTCTGAACTTCACGAGAGTGGGGTTGCAAGAACTTCATTTCGGGTAACTCGATATGCTCGCGCCATTGGCTGATGGGCACATCCCAGGCTGGAGATCGGAGCGGTTCGCTTAATGACAACAAACATCCGGAACTCATCAAAGTGCTGGCGGAAACCGACGCCAAATCCTGGTTGGGATCCAGCATCAACTGCGGCTTGCGACCATTCAAGGAAGCCAACACGAAGGCATGCACTTGAGGGCGGCGTCCCATTTCCTGTTCGAATTTGTCCGCGATGAAATGAGCCATCTGCAGGACCAATTGGGGATCGCGAGCGAATTTTTCGGACTGTTCCCGACTGAGGAACTGCTTGTGATCCACATTTGCGACCGCCTGGGTTGCTGGATCGAAAACCGCAAACCCGATGCCCACCTCTTTTGCCCGCAGCATCATCCGCCAGGAAAACAGATGCCCCCGTTCGCTCCAACTGGTCGGTTCCTGATTCAACCGACTGCGCAACGGCCAACTGATCTGGAAAACCGCAAAAACTAGGATCGCTACCACCGCGGTCCACTGCCGCCTGGAACCTCGCCAACTTGAATGGTTGGCAACATCAAGTTGTGGAGCAGACAACAAGCGGCGAGGCCAGGCGGGCGTGAAAAACAACGTGCTGGCGGCGATCATTAACCAGGGAAACACATGGATCGAAAACAGGATCGAATTCGTCACATGGAAGGCGATACACAGCACAAAGGCGTAGGGGCGGGTGCGGCGGATCAGCAATGCCGGCACGATGGCGAGATCAAAGATCATGCCGCTCCATGACATCAACAAACCAACGCCCGGCGTCGCCAACCAGCCTCCGACGATGGGCAGATCGCCTTTGGTGCTGAGGAACATTTCCATGGGTTGTCCCAAGATCCAATCCGGCGTCCATTTCGCGATCCCTCCATAGATATAGGGGATAGCAATCTGGAACCGCAACAGCGTCAGCACCCAAGCCGGCACGGTGGAGGACTGCAGCGCGGGCTTGCGGATCGCGTCAACCGACAGCATCCGGTTCAGCGGCAACCAGGGTAGCATCCAGCTGATCAGCAGCACCAGATAGTAGTGGTTTTGGTAATTGGTCCTCTCCAGCAGAAACACATAGCTGAAACCAATCGCAAACAGCAGCGCCGCGGTGCGATAAAAACAACCGCACAGAATCATCAAGGCCAGTCCCATCAGACCGATGAAATGCCAGTACATTCCATCGCCGGGCCAGGGTTGAAGCCACTGGAACCCGGCGTAAGTAAAATGGAACTGCGGCGAGACGTACAAATCCGTGACGCGTCCCGAGGCGAGGTAATTCCACGCCCACGCAACCATCAATGCGGCAAAGCTGACGCGAAAGAACGTAACGCTTGCCGCATCCACGGGGCGCATGGAATCGACCAACAACTGCCGCGGACGCAGGACGCCCGTGGAGCCCCCCGACCCCGTGGAGCTCATCGCACCCTTGGAGCTCATCGAACTCGCCGGCGTCGCTCGCCGATGCTCTTGCCCGGCACTACTCCTCGTCCTCGAGGTCTTGGTTGCGTTGTGCCATCATCCGTTCACGACTGCTGGCTTTTTTCAACACCAGTTCAAAGGTGTTGTCGGTGTCGGCTTTCACTTCCACCTGCATCAGATCCACTTCTTCGTTCATGCTGCAATCGCATTCCGCGTCACCGCGGCCCACGCGAACACGATGCTTCCCGACCACCGCGCCGTCCCCTTCCCCAGGGGCGTAGGTGGAGATTACATAACGACCTTCGCTATCGGTGAAGGCAAAGCCTTGCTTGCCCACCATTGCCGAGGCCTGATCTCCGCTACGCAGCGGTTCGAAATAGACCATTGCACCGGAGACGGGCTGGCCTTCGCAAAGCACCTGCCCGGAGACCTGGGCCGTGGGAAACGCCGCTCCATTACCGCATCCGGCGGCGAGCAAGATGCAGCAAGAACCGGCCAGAAAACCGGCGATTCGAATCTTTGACATGGTTTCGGACTTCGCAAGAATCTCTAAAAACGGATGAAACAACGAGGCTGGTTTTCGAGGATCAATCCCAGTCGCCCAGCGGAATTCCGTCGCGACGGTCATGCAGTTTGCAGTAGGTATCAATGGCGATGTTTTCGCTGATGAAATGCACCGACCCGTCGGCAAAGACGAATTGGGCACCACCGGGGTGAAAGCTAAAAGCATTGTCGTCATTGATGGCAAAATACATTTTGTTGGGATTGGTTTGAGCGTTGATCGGGCTGTTCGTGCGGCCGTTGATGCGGACGGTTTCGTCTTGCCCGCTGCCAAACGATCCGATCCACGTTGGCCAGTCGCGAAACGCCGTGGGCGGTGTGCTCTGGCGACTGGAACTGGAGGTCGTCGAAGTCACGTAGGATGATTCGCCCGACAAGATGGTGTTGCTGAGCCCATCGGTGATGTCGGCAAAACGAGCTCCCCCGCCCTCGCGAATCTTGTGCATCACGCCGTAGTCCCCGTAGCAGCTACCTCCGCCGGCCTTGTAGTCCGAGGTACCATAGCCGATGGACATGGGAAAAGCATTGGGCACCGAACCGCCACCCACCAGATGACTGCCAGGAATTGTCCAGCTCGCCGGAACAAAATCGGGCAGCACGGAAGACGGACAGCGGTAGCCCGGCACCACGGTATCTCCGCCAGGAATCACGGTCCCTGCCGGCACCCCCGGATACAGCATGTCTCGAATACTCTGGTTTCCCAGCGTGCCGTAGTGACCGTTGACCTGTAGCGTTTCGTACAGGTTTTGCTGTTCCACAAACGGCAGCAGTGCCACCATCCAGCCAAACCCGTCGTCGTCTTCACCGCTGGGCTCTCCGAGAGAGGTATCCGCGGCAAACAGCGCCGGCGGCATGATTTTGTACACGCCCTCATAGTTGTGCATGGCCAGCCCAATCTGTTTCAGATTGTTGGAACATTGCATGCGGCGGGCCGCTTCACGAGCCGCCTGTACGGCCGGCAACAGCAACCCTACCAAGACCCCAATGATGGCAATCACCACCAATAACTCAACCAGCGTAAAACCCGCTCTAAGACTACCGTTACGACGCATGTTCCTGCTCCAGAAGGCGAATCATTAAAAATGAATGTGGCGGGTCCGAAGCGAACCGTGAGCCCATTCAGCCTCAACTGCAGCGGGATTTTACGTAACAAGATTTGCAAGCCATGAAGGCTGGGTGTAGGTTTCGAGATTGCGAAAAAAAACGGCTGCACTCTTCTGATGACTGGCAGGAAAATGTTGGCAGGAAGGTGACAAGCACGATCGCTCGCGGATCTAATCGGCTCCGACTTTGGCGGATGCGTGCCAAAAGTGCGCATTGTCTCCCCATAGCCAAGACGTCCATCGCCAGGAAAATACAGATGCCCACGCTGAAAGAGCAAACCGACGCAAAATTTGCCAATACTCGCAAGAACAACCCCGAATTTGCTAAGCAAGTCGACGCCATACTCGCTTCCGCCGAGTCGTTTCAGTCGGGTGAGGCGGCACTTGATGTCGGACAGACGGCGCCCAGCTTCCAACTCCCCAACCCGCAAGGCGAGCGAGTTGCTCTGACGGACTTGCTGCAAAACGGTCCGGTGGTGGTGACTTTTTATCGCGGCAGTTGGTGCCCTTATTGCAATCTACAACTGCGTGCGATGCAGCAACGATTGGCGGACATTCATGATCTCGGTGCCGAACTGGTCGCGATCAGCCCTCAAGTTCCAGACGACTCACTGTCGCAAGACGAACAAGAGGGTCTAGAGTTTCCGGTACTTTCCGATCAGGACGCCCAAGTGGCAGCCGAATATGGCGTCGCCTGGAACGTGCCACAACTGATACTCGAGCACATGCGGAACGATCGAAACCTGGAATTATCCGAGATCAATGGCGGGAACGGGAGCGTGCTGCCGATCCCGGCGACCTTTGTGTTAAATCGCGATGGCGTCGTCGTTTGGCGGTTTGTTGACGTCGACTACCGGAACCGTGCCGAACCAGATGACATTGTCGAGGCTTTGCGGGCGTTATAGCATCGGCAACAAATGGGGCAGCAGACGCATTGCGTGTCCCCGCGTGCTCTATCGCGGTACGTAGACTTTTGATGCACCGTGGGGCGGATGATACCGAACGTTGATCAGATTATGTGGGTGTTTTGCGCCGGCTTCCAAAGTCAGATCAAGCACGGCTTGCCATTGTCTCCAGGTATCGACTTCGCCTTGTAAGATGGCAACGCCGTCCTGCACCGTCACATCAATCTGGTTACTGGTATCAAACAAGGCAAATTTGAGCTTACGATTCAGATCTTCCCTGATTTTCTCGTCGCTCTTCTGTTCCCATTTCTTTTCCACCGCCAACGAATTGTTGACATGGACCACACCGGTCACACCACTGGCAAGCCAGCCGGCAACTTGCTTTTCCGTCTCGCTTTCGACAACCCCGTATAAACTCACGTGGGCTCGTTGAGAGTGAACTCGCACATCGCGACGATCAAGATACGGACTACGCCGAATGGCTGCTTGCGTTTCTTGTACGATCTCGATATCGCTGGGTGGCTGCTCGGAATACTCAACCTTCAGCTCATTCGCAACTCGCCGCACTCCAATCACGTCCATAGCCAACCGCTCGGCTTTATCCTTGATTCGCAGCCGAGTAACGGTGCCGCTTAGCGAGACCACTCCGTCAGCGACGTTCGCGGAAATTGCATCCGCGTGGCCGAATACGACCGGGTCTGCGTGAAACACGCGTTCTACCGCGTCGCTGATCTTCGCGTCCGTTACGTCCGCGTAACGTGCTTTGCGACGCGTGCCGTCAGCCATACTAGGGTCTACTGCTACTTCGCTTACATCAACTTCCTTGACGCCCCTGACCTCCGCAAGCACCTCCAATCGATCCTTCATCTCCGCCGTACTGACTCTGCCAGCCAGCTTGACAACGTGATTTTGAACGTCCACTTGAACGTCGGCATCGTCGAGGTAGACGGAGTGAACAACCAGGGCATTGATCTCATCTCGTAACTCATCATCGCTGCGCATCGGTAGCAGCTTAACAGTCAACTGGTTCTCAACATCGGTCACTCCCCGAACGCCCGACGCAACAAACTCGGCGATCCGCTTCTCCGTCAACGAATCCACTTTGCCAGTCATCGCCACTTGTCCCGCAGAGACATCCACGACGATCTGAGGTTTGTCGATGCTGTCGTTCACGCGCAGCACCTTCAAAACGTCTTCGCGAATCGCATCATCGGAACGCTCCGAAGTCTTGACGAGGATT from Roseimaritima ulvae includes these protein-coding regions:
- a CDS encoding LLM class flavin-dependent oxidoreductase, producing the protein MSHPTIRTEQRQCEVAWFSALCSDDYEFLGVPDGKLRSSYEHCGEIVRRADSLGYQNILLPSGWIVGQDALAFASAMAPQTRQINQLVALRMGEVWPPMLARALATLDHIAKGRLTINIISSDMPGQKEDGMIRYSRSSEIIQILKGLWSTRGPFRWEGEHYQIDLPNTDSAQPYQQNGGPLMYFGGFSPPAQDLCAKHCDVFLMWPDTEQGLAETIATLSEKAAGYQRKIDFGFRAHVIVRETENEAKAAAERLISKLDLAKGNEIKHRSMDASSAGVTRQDELREKSDSLYLEDHLWGGIGLARSGCGSAIVGDPEQVLAKLNRYMDMGIRSFILSGYPHLDECDLFAKHVLPKLPTCYLNQVQNRLVPDPVTPLTTEQRV
- a CDS encoding MFS transporter, translated to MSNQQTAWYSNVTRYQWLVLVVASLGWMFDAFEGQIYNLTRSDMLPDLLGTSSDDPLVRIWGERFLGIFLIGGTFGGLLFSSLADRWGRNPVMALTILFYSVFSGLTAFAGEIWQVGALRFLVAMGVGGEWAVGAALVAEVFPKEARERAGGIFHATSVGGLWLAAAAGLLVGSEWRYAYLIGVLPALLVLWVRLLIKEPKSWQAARATKKESMGSFRELLGTPRWRLRAVMGALLAMVGLATFWGVVIAGQDLAADFLKRAGDENWSSKSKIAFGFIQTAGAGLGMLAFGPLSARFGSRKTFAMMHLVAFALTPIVCWLPSYVGSYGLLLFLLPLFAFFAQGIHAGYAVYFPTLFPTHLRATGSGFCFNVGRLLAAPVLIWLSAWLKAEFDLRTAISLLGGFFLLGLCVLVFSPETQGEDLIDK
- a CDS encoding DUF4198 domain-containing protein, which translates into the protein MSKIRIAGFLAGSCCILLAAGCGNGAAFPTAQVSGQVLCEGQPVSGAMVYFEPLRSGDQASAMVGKQGFAFTDSEGRYVISTYAPGEGDGAVVGKHRVRVGRGDAECDCSMNEEVDLMQVEVKADTDNTFELVLKKASSRERMMAQRNQDLEDEE
- a CDS encoding DUF1559 domain-containing protein; the protein is MKRRRGFTLVELLVVIAIIGVLVGLLLPAVQAAREAARRMSCGNNLKQIGLAMHNYHDSLGKFPTGSSSCCWGTWLPLILPYLEQENISDLYVDWGDSSGARYSSAPNTTNVTTRRLAAFSCPSDLDNAPFSGITNHSYAVNYGNTGYSQQTTLNGVTFGGAPFAPRTGVNFGFRDILDGTSSTLMVAEVRQGQGRDLRGFSWWGDASGFETYLGPNSQLPDRIYSSYYCNEVRGMPCDVSSSTNPSMFASRSLHPGVVQAVNCDGSVHPYADTIDLNIWRSMSTTQGGEVVSDN
- a CDS encoding FAD-dependent oxidoreductase, yielding MGILSLISARMLADHGWNVTVYEKSPGVGGRLSTRRVNGHTEFCSPGSITAPPAIRG
- a CDS encoding HTTM domain-containing protein, with the translated sequence MSSKGAMSSTGSGGSTGVLRPRQLLVDSMRPVDAASVTFFRVSFAALMVAWAWNYLASGRVTDLYVSPQFHFTYAGFQWLQPWPGDGMYWHFIGLMGLALMILCGCFYRTAALLFAIGFSYVFLLERTNYQNHYYLVLLISWMLPWLPLNRMLSVDAIRKPALQSSTVPAWVLTLLRFQIAIPYIYGGIAKWTPDWILGQPMEMFLSTKGDLPIVGGWLATPGVGLLMSWSGMIFDLAIVPALLIRRTRPYAFVLCIAFHVTNSILFSIHVFPWLMIAASTLFFTPAWPRRLLSAPQLDVANHSSWRGSRRQWTAVVAILVFAVFQISWPLRSRLNQEPTSWSERGHLFSWRMMLRAKEVGIGFAVFDPATQAVANVDHKQFLSREQSEKFARDPQLVLQMAHFIADKFEQEMGRRPQVHAFVLASLNGRKPQLMLDPNQDLASVSASTLMSSGCLLSLSEPLRSPAWDVPISQWREHIELPEMKFLQPHSREVQTVDLTGTYSSPFNQEP
- a CDS encoding DUF1559 domain-containing protein; translation: MRRNGSLRAGFTLVELLVVIAIIGVLVGLLLPAVQAAREAARRMQCSNNLKQIGLAMHNYEGVYKIMPPALFAADTSLGEPSGEDDDGFGWMVALLPFVEQQNLYETLQVNGHYGTLGNQSIRDMLYPGVPAGTVIPGGDTVVPGYRCPSSVLPDFVPASWTIPGSHLVGGGSVPNAFPMSIGYGTSDYKAGGGSCYGDYGVMHKIREGGGARFADITDGLSNTILSGESSYVTSTTSSSSRQSTPPTAFRDWPTWIGSFGSGQDETVRINGRTNSPINAQTNPNKMYFAINDDNAFSFHPGGAQFVFADGSVHFISENIAIDTYCKLHDRRDGIPLGDWD
- a CDS encoding purple acid phosphatase family protein — its product is MTCLLLAVPAAAHEGEHDHVVQVQADEMYRPTAMPDRIVLCWNNDPRTTQAVNWRTSQEVSKGLAEIAVAEAGPGFPEKARQVVATTEALTTDINKAHFHSVSFTDLTPGTRYAYRVGDGTNWSEWFQFSTADDSPQPFSFIYFGDAQNNVRSMWSRVIREAHRDLPKAAFFLHAGDLINRAEKDAEWGEWFGSGGWLNAMIPSVAVPGNHEQAKAEDGQRRLSHHWRPSFTFPENGPEGLEESCYTMVYQNLRIIALNSNERQAEQAAWLETVLQKNDSQWVACTFHHPIFSTGKDRDNPELRDLWKPLFDKYKVDIVLQGHDHTYGRTGFAVPDTIANVPTGVQAFEQRHGTVYVVSVSGPKMYNNNRLPFMKRLAEDTQLYQLIHIDGASLRFEARTAIGELYDAFELKKQPGQTNQLIELEPEVSENLREPAIEKS
- a CDS encoding peroxiredoxin-like family protein, whose product is MPTLKEQTDAKFANTRKNNPEFAKQVDAILASAESFQSGEAALDVGQTAPSFQLPNPQGERVALTDLLQNGPVVVTFYRGSWCPYCNLQLRAMQQRLADIHDLGAELVAISPQVPDDSLSQDEQEGLEFPVLSDQDAQVAAEYGVAWNVPQLILEHMRNDRNLELSEINGGNGSVLPIPATFVLNRDGVVVWRFVDVDYRNRAEPDDIVEALRAL